The genomic DNA atataaagttatatatatatgtgacaaataataaaaaaaattatttaaatatgttgttatatttattataaaataaactgagctaaaaatataaatgacttTTCATATACTATcctttaagtttaataattatttatgcatcattaagttttaatatatatatatatatatatatatatatatatatatatattatttatatattaaattaaataaaatatgtaacattaaaatatatattatttatatattaaattaaataaaatatgtaacaTTAAAGTGTATGAATAGATTTATGAGAAATCAAtgtgattttgttttaaacaatattatgtatataaatttaaaatgtatttatgagacaatatatattttatatgattatttagaaaaaatatttatatttatatatataaatataaaatatatttatgagataatatatattttatataattaatgaaaaaataaaatatttatataaattattgatgaaagagaatataatatatatatatatatatataatatatatatatatatatatatataatatatatatatatatatatatatataatatatatatataatatttatgaaataatatatatttttatataattaatgaaaaaataaaatatttatataaattattgatgaaagagaataaagtatatatataaatatatatatttataaaataaaataaaaattaattaattaaaaacaataaataaatttatatgtaatcagaaagaaaattaaaaaaataattaaaaataatttatgaaaaaaataaagtgattatGTTTTCAgcgttattttatttatatatatattgttagataaattagagtAATTAACTATCCAAAGAACTTAACTAAATTCATTATTTGTGCAGGAAATACTGGGATCGGTCGAATTCTTAAATCAACCTTAATCGGTCGACCGATATTGCAGAGGCGGCACAAACTAGAACTCTAAGTTATATCTTTTCGACTATATCTACAATAGAATCAAGTAGAATATCGGTTCGAATGAACTTACCGCTCAGCTAAAGGATCGGTAAACTTATTCTTCAAAGATCGTTCAACCGATATTAAAACTACAAACCGGTAGGATATCCGGTCGGCGCAATACTAAGTGCAATCTTGAAGCAATCCGTACAAAAATAACGGGCAGAAAGTTAACggatcaaatcaaagatatgaAACAGCTGGAAGTTTCCATTCTGGTGCAATCAAATCACTTTGAGAATAGGCAGAAGGGAGCCTTCAAATATGCAGACTgtgatatttcatttttgatacaagtctgatgatatacTTTGGGAAGCAGAAGACTGTCAAAAGTGATCAggtacctattttggtataagtccaacagCAGTCCCCAAGGAgcaggtacttaacaaaccgCTCAAATGATAAAAGTCAAGAGAAGACAAAACTGGTTGGTTGTATTGTTCCTTGGGAAGTGTCAAATGTCAATCGCATTTAATGTCATGCAGTCCTTTATTGACCGACCAATCAGAATCAAGGATTACCATGCTGATATCCATTGtatgagaaatatgaccgttgtcatattctcaCTACTTAAGAGAAGGAAGAAGATCAGCAATACATATAAGATATACACATAATACAAGAGACAAGAGACACAATGCGAACAACGAACACAAGAAGTAGCATATCAAGTTATAGAACCGAAAAGCTTCAAATTGTTCTTGTTTACATTATGTCTAAAGTGTATTCTATTCATTCTGTAAAAAGTGAaagttgtaagtcaataacgagCATTAAATAAGTCTCGGTTATTTGACGTGTTGTAAAGGgtgttgaatattcttagtgaatatccttctcgaggtcgagaagaagaggtgacgtagaagttttatctctaAACATTCATAAATCTCGTGTTATTTTTCCTCTCTATCTCATACTTCCTTGTTGTTGTCCAATCCGTGtgagtgtgttgcttcaagttgaaacgaactatttcgcacttgaactcggttcaagagtttgtgacaacttgcgtagtatagagatcgatattaacttctaaccgagTTAATATTAACCggcgtgttgtgtaagcgtttGCCTTTAGTCAGACCCCCGGTCTtcttcggcgatcccgatcctaacatatatatatatatatatatatatatatatatatatatatatatatatatatatataacattatgtatataaatataaaaattatttatgagacaatatattttatatgactatttaaatatatatatatatatatatatatatataaaatatatttatgagataatatatatttttatattattaatgagaaaaaaatatatttatataaattatgatgaaataaaatataatatatatatatatatatatatatatatatatatatatatatatatatatatatatatatatatatatatatatatatatatatatatatatatatatatatatatatatatatatatatatatatatatatatatatatatatatatatatatatatatatatatatatataaaacgagagataaagtaaaaaattaattaattaaaataaataaataaatttatatgtgataagagaaaaaatgaaaaaaaaaataataattaaaaaataatttaaaaaaataataagtgattatgttttaaatgttattattatatatatatatatatattatatatatatatatatatatataaataaaataaactaaataaatatataaaattatgcatataaatataaaaatgatttagagataatataaatttttatatttagaagaaaaaaaaattatatataaatataaaatatatttatgagataatatatatttttatataataagagataaaattaaataaaaaaattaaataaaaatgataaataaatttagatgagattagagaggaaaaaaaattaaaaataaatctatgaaagaaaatttatatgaaactataatttatattttaaatgttgttCTTATATATTTAGTCCGAAATGATAAATTAGGGCTCCTTATTGGGACAATTGCAATttgagactttttttttttaacatcacAATTTGGGGCTTATTATTGGAATCAATTGTAATTTGGGACCTCTTATTTTGAACCCCACAATTTAGGACTTCTTATTGAGACCAATTGCAATTTGGGACCTTTTCATTCGAAATTCATAATTTAGGGCTCCACATTGTTAAATTTGTACAAAATGGGGTTTTGCCCTAACGGACATTCATGTCcgtaaaaaaatgtattacgtgattttataattaaaaaactaacaataacattttattttaaataatactaacGTGACCATGTTATCTTTTTTTTGACGAAAGTCCATGTCATTTAGGGCAAAACCCCATTTTGTATTAACCTCATAATGTGGAGTCTCAAATTGTGAAACTCGAAATAAGAGgtcttaaattataattaatttcaataagGAGCTCTAAAGTATGAGGTTCAAAAGAAGAAGTCTCAGATTGACTCCTAATAAAAAGTCTCAAATTATGAAGTTTAAAAGAAGACAtcccaaattataattaacccTAAAGCTCTATTATTTCAGTAtgtattacattttaattatgaatgCCCCACTTTCATATCCCACCCTCTCACACGTACAAACCCTCTCTCTCACACCCActttatataacttttaattaagTTGTTTTTTCAACCATTGATTTTATATTACCTATTTAATTCCTTTCACGATAGTAAATAAATGGCTGAAATAATAAATTgcgttttttttattaattgttaattgtaagttgagaattttttttttaatcttacaATTTGAGACTTTTATTGGATGTTAATGGTAATTTGGgaactttttttttaacttctcAATTTAGGGCTCCGAGCCAATTATAATTTGGGACTTCTTATTTTGAGCTTCACAATTTAAGGCTCTGCATTGTCAGATTTATACAAAATGAGGTTTTGCTCTAAAGAACATGAACTTTCGTAAAAAAATGGTTGCCACGTTagtattatttagaattaaatgtcaatgttaattttttaattataaaagctacataatacattttttagGACAAACCCTCATTTTGTACAAACCTTACAATGTGAGCCTTAAATTGTGAGGTTCGAAAGAAAATATTCCAAATTGCAATTTGTCTCGATAAGGAGCTCCAAATTGTTAGGTTCGAAAGAAGAGGTCCCAAATTACAATTAACTCTAATAATGAGCCCCAAATTATGAAGTTCAAAAAAAGAGGACCCAAATTATAATTGGCCCCAATAAAAAGccctaatttattattttttttcctctctTAATTATTAGAATATCAAGACAATTTAGAAAGATGGtcttaacttaaaattttacCATTTAATATAACATGCATTTTATAcactataatattataaaactatCTTAAACGGAAaatgttttgttgtattatatgaaagtataattaaatttgcAGTATAAAAAGTAAATGGCCGAAATAACTAATTAGGACTTCTTATTGGAGGATAATTGCAATTTGGAATCTCTTCTTTTGAACTTCACAATTTGGGGCTCATTATTGGAGTCAATTGTAATTTAAGACTTTTCTTTCGAATTTCACAATTTGGGGCTCCTTATTAAAACCAATTGCAATTTGGGATATCTTCTTTCGAACCTCACAAATTAGGACTCCATATTGTTAAGTTTGTACAAAATGGAGTTTTGCCCTAACGAACATGAATATccgtaaaaaaaattgtattacgtggcttttataattaaaaattaacaataatactAGCGTGGCcacgtaatatttttttgacgaaagTCCATGTCCTTTAAGGAAACTCCATTTTGTATAAACCTAACAATGTGAAGCCTCGGCTCGAAATAAGAAGTCCCAAATTGTAATTGGTCCCAATAAGGAGCCCTAAATTATGAGGTTCGAAAGAAAATGTTACAAATTGCAATTTGTCTTAATAAGGAGCCTCAAATTGTAAGGTTTGAAAGAAGAGGTCCCAAATTACAATTAACTCTAATAATGAGCCCCAAATTATGAAGTTCAAAAAAAAGAGGTCCCAAATTACAATTGGCCTCTCTAAATTATTAGAATCTCAAGGAAATTTAGAAAGATGATCTTAACTTAAAAATTTACCAATTTTTATAcactataatattataaaactatcttaaacaaaaaaatgttttgctaTATTACATGAAAGTATAATTAAACTTGCAGTGTAAAAAGTAAATGGCCGAAATAACCAATTAGGACTTCTTATTGGGGGATAATTGcaatttggaattttttttttttttgaacttCACAATTTGGGGTTCATTATTGGAGTCAATTGTAATTTGGAACTTCTCTTTCGAATTTCACAATTTGGGGCTCCTTATTAAGACCAATTGCAATTTGGGACATCTTCTTTTGAACCTCACAAAATAGAGCTTCACATTGTCAAGTTTGTACAAAATGGGGTTTTGCCCTAACGGACATGAATATCCGTAAAATGTATTACGTggcttttataattaaaaaattaacaataatactAGCGtggtcatataatatttttttgacgaaaattcATGTCCTTTAAGGAAACCCCATTTTATATAAACCTAACAATGCGGAGCCTCAGCTCGAAATAAGAGGTCCCAAATTATAATTGACCCCAATAAGGAGCCCTAAATTGTGAGGTTCAAAAAAAAGATTTCAAATTACAATTGACCTCTAATAAAAAAcctcaaattataaaattcaaaagaaaaaatcccaaattataattaattcttaataaaaagcctcaatttattatttaagcgaaagtaaatatatttacataatcaATAAAACAAACTCTCTCTCACACGCATCACCCcactctctcacacacacacacacacaaaccCACTCCTTCACACGCACATACAACACATTCTCTCCCACCCTATTTTCAATCTCTTTCATCTCACCTTAAAATGAACCATTCAGTTTACTCACTACTCTTTCTACTCACCTTTTCcataaaatatcaacaaatcGCAAAAGCCAGCAACCTTAACATCGTCAAGCATTTTGGTGCAAAACCCGACGGCAAAACCGACTCCACCAAAGCCTTCCTCGCCGCATGGGACTCTGCATGCGCCTCAATAAAAAAGGCCACTATTTATATTCCTCCCGGCCTGTATTTTATTCAAAGGGTTCAGTTTTATGGCCAGAAATGTCGTAAGAGATTTAACCATACCAATAATAATGATCAGTACGTCGGAATTGTCATTCGGATAGATGGTGTGCTCTTAGCTCCCacagattataataataataatgtgactACTTCAAATTGGCTTCAATTTCAAAGGGTTCATCGTCTTTCTATCGTCGGATCAGGAACTCTTGACGGAAAAGGCTCTGCTTTATGGGATTGTAAGGCCGCCCACAACTCACCCATAAGTTGCCCCGTCGGACTTACGGTatgcaacaaaaaaaaaaatcaaacttgtttttttgttttttttaaggaaaCCCTTTATTTAAGGAAACTTTTGATTGTCTTTTTGCAGACAATGGGTTTTCAAGAATGCAAGGATATAACAATAAACGGATTAACATCAATAAATAGTCAATTTTTTCATATTGTATTAAATAAGTGCCATAATGTGAAGATGAAAGGATTAAAGATCATAGCTCCTGCTAACAGCCCTAATACCGACGGTATTCATGTCCAGCTTTCGTCTAAAGTAAGTATACTCCATACGAAGATTGCGACCGGAGATGATTGTATCTCGATCGGTCCAGGCAGCTCCGATATCTTGATACACAATATTGTTTGTGGCCCGGGCCATGGCATAAGGtatgtttattatttagtattttggaAAATGTACAACATTTTATCATAATTGATCATTTTTTGTTGGATGTAGCATTGGAAGTCTAGGATGGGAAGTGAAAGAGCCAGGGGTAGAGAATGTGACAGTTAAGACAGTTATATTATCAGGAACACAAAATGGTTTAAGAATAAAGACATGGGGAAGACCTAGCAATGgttttgttaaaaatgtcatttttcaAGATGTCTTCATGTCTAATGTCCAAAATCCCATCATCATTAACCAGAATTACTGCCCCCACAATATAAATTGTCCTGGCCaggtattatatatttaatttacacATTTTCtgaaaacattattttgattttttgttttttgttttgtcacattaatattaattatgtaacAATAGAACTCGGGGATAAAGATCAACAACGTGttgtataagaatatatatggaTCTTCGGCTACCAAGGTTGGAGTGAGGTTCGAATGTAGCAAAAGTGAGCCTTGTAGTAAGCTGAAGACAGAAAATGTAAATCTTACCTACGATGATGAGCCAGCTGGAGATTCATGTGTTAATGCTTTGGGTTCGGGACCAACAACTTCTTGTTTGGTATAGTCGACACACAatgcttaattatatatagtagATTTGTAGTGAATATGTTAACTTCTTCTTAATTATGTATGTAGCTAGCTAGAAGATTAATAGTGACCATGTATTCTGATTTACAACAagttataaacttttttttaactctGGTGTGCCACTTTGCCTTTGGACAATTATAAAGGTCATATTTTACATTTGTGTTCTATtgcatttttgtttttattgtacAGCCTTGTTTAGAATATGAATCATTTATTTGATTGAATGATTACTGAAATCTATTGATCATAGATATATACATGAATCTTTGAAACTGTTTTAGGATCTAGAAATGTCTTTCACTCTACTCATACATAGCAACTTAAACTCAGGACCAGTatttacaatatacaacccTTAAAAGTGTCTGCAGAACATTAAGAAATGGAATtgcatattaaaatataactagaaaaaaaaaatcaaaataatactATGAAGGAATGGAATTGTTAAAATATGCATGGATAGTTATCATTGAGAATATTTTGCAACTACATGATAACTTCTCTAACAGGTTTTGTCATGTTTCTTTCATCTGGAAAGTAAACATTAACGTCGCATTTTGTGATAGGgtcatgtgaaaaacatgaagaGAATAGAGCATACTAGTTAGGATTTCCACATCTAATAATATTGTTATGCTGGTATATATTGCCTTGTTGCAGCTAGCCAAAGAACATGATGTTGGGAACTCAATACAAATAGTCTTTTATCAAACTCTTGAACATGCATGGTACTTCACATATCGGTATAAGATTGCCATTTGCATAAGTTTACTGGATCAATATTTCCTAGTTAAGTTTATTGGATCTTTATCTATACCATGCATGGTTACCTTGGGAGTAATAGTCAACAACTTCATTTAACTCTTTAAACTTAAATTCCTGAAGCAAAAACAGAAATGAGAGAGCAAGtaaaggggaaatttgatgaaataacaggggaattaattttttataaaattgactCCTCATTAacttttctcttctttctcttctgcTCTCTTCTTCTCACTCAAGGCAACGAGGAAACGAGCGTTGGGAATCCCGGCAACGAGTCTGCTTCTGTTTCCCGTCCACATGTCTCTGCTATTGTCGGACGTCTGCTTCTGCTTCCCTTTCTGCTATCCCCTAAACTGTAGCATTACGTTGAACTATAGACCCCGACTCCAAAAAGCTAGATCTTCAACAAACGCCGATGGGTAAATTTGATATTGATTGTTATAGCTGAAAACAGTTGTTATTAATCAATTGGGATCGCATAGTGCACCTTGCGCTTGCGCAAATTGCATCTTGCGCTAGCGCAAAATGCATTTTGGGCAGCAAAGTCAAACTGCAACTTCCACTCACTTCTGTGATTTTTTATCAATTGTAGATGACAATATATTTGTGGGTGTTTTTGTCCTCtgtgatggagagtggaaaattgATGATGGTGGTGTTAGTTCTTTTGTCTCAAGTTCATGTCAAAGTGTGAATCTACCCCGAAATGTTACATATGTCAAATTAGCTGACATCATCTATGATGTTATTGATGTGGACAAATTAAGATATGATTTAGTGATCAAAGTGAAGTATAATATGGTTATAATGAATGTTCCTACTGCTATTATCAAGCGAGATAGGGATGTGGCGTtctattaaaaagaaatatcgACTTCACTCCCCCATCATTGCACTCCACTGTGTGTctctttagtagagaagtcactaccttTAACTCAAAAAGCAAAATACCAGGAAATGTGGTTCCAAAATATAATCGTGACGTATTCCCAATATTTGACcataaaaatgacatatttgagcAGCAAAATGTCTTCCTAAGTCAAAATGACATATGTGAGCAGCAAGATGGCTTCTAAAATGACATATGTGAGTAGGAAAATGTCTTCCCAAGTCAAAATGACATGTGTTAAACCATGCAGAAGAAGGAGAACAAGGTCCATGTTTGCGTACGAGTTAAGGGCTAGTACAATACTAGGAAAACATTCACCCTGGGAACCAAGCACTTCCCATACCATAAAAACATTAGCCATATTGAGTGGCTTGGTTCATATGAACCACTCGAGGTTGAAACACCTTCTCAATTAACCATTAAAAGCGGATTGGAAGTGggtatgtttttttataacaaaaaagaaattcaattgaggttgcatagacatgagatggctaatcattttgtactaaaagtggagaagtcaacaAAAAGATCTTTGGTTTGTGAAATGTATGATTGAGAACTGCAAATGGAGATTGCGTTCTACGAAAGGAATATTCTCgcagatgtttgagattcgaaaatttataaaagaacacacatgctcaattttAACGAGTCAATAGGATATGAGGCAAGAACCATCATGGGTAATTGGGGAGTGCATTAAacgtaagtacatggaccatcatcatGACCACATtcataagaaaataatgaaagacaTGCAGACAAGCTATGGGTTAAATCTGACATATAGTAAGGCTTGAAGGTACATGGAAAAGGctttaatggcggtgcgaggaattGTGGAGTATTCCTATGGTAAATTGTCATCATACATGTTCATGTataaaaataacccaagtaccataactgacatccaAACGGATGAGCAAGGccacttcaggtatatgttcatgtcctaggtctctcaattaggggtttcataAACTGTTGTCATCCTGTATTGTGCGTTGATACCAATTTTGTAAGCATAAGGctggaggtcaactattggttgCGATAGCATTtgatgcgaatgagcaactatatcctgttGCTTTGGCGACATTGATtcggagaataataactcctggacATATTTAATACAGCAACTAAGAGTGGCAATTGGATTAGTCccggatctcgtcttcgtatccgatagactcCAAGTATTTTCAATGCCTTGTCCATGGTTTTTCTAGAAGCACATCACGGTGCATGCACATACCatatcaaaatgaatattatgaccaaatttataactaataactgtcatgttgagtttgatttggcttctcgccCATACACCGAATCAATGTTTCATCtgtattttaacataataaggACTAAAGACCCTTAGATTGCTGAATATTTGGAACAAATTGGAATGGAGAGATGGAGTCATGTATTTTTCCCCGGTTTGCGATACAATCGAATGACAAGCAATTATGtagagagttttaatagtcaaaTTAGGAATGTTAGAAAATATCTAATAACAACATTAGCTGACTATTTAAAATTCACAATACAATAATGGTTTCatcaaaaaagagaaaaagcttTCAACCACACAGAACATTTATCCCCGTATTATGAAAAGTTCCTACGTGAGCAAGCCGAGAATGCTAGATTCTACAACGATTATCCACTTAACCGATTTCATTTCCAAGTGCATGATGGTGAATTTAATTTTCAAGTTGACTTCAAGGATCGAACTTGTatttgtagggtatttgatgtatccgGTCTTCCTTGTATGCATGTCCTGGCTGCTGCCCATTTCTGGAAATCGATTCCCTATAAGTGTTGCGCAAGGTTAGAGAATGTAACCAATTTATCGCATGTTGAATTTATAtgacttaaatattatttttcaggTTTTACTCAATTGAAGTGTGGTGCAtggcatatgcggagacatatTTTCTAGTTTTTAATCAAGATGTTTGGGTAATTCCCAATAATATCAAAGAACGAGTGTGTCTAAAACCCcctgttaaggttaagaaaggacGACCAACAATATAGCATATGTCATCACAAGGTGAGCCTCATAAGAAACAGAGACAGTGCGGCTCATGTGGCGGTCTAGGCCATAACAGGGTAACATGCTCAGTAGTGATGCATGCACCATCTACTACAAGACAATCACAATTAGTACACAACCTTCACAATCTAGTGCACAACCTTTGGCATGATAGAACGATATTTCTTGATCAAACTGTTGTACTATATTTCAATCTAGTATTTACTTATTCATATCCCATCAATACTTTTTTTCTATGAATTGAGGACATGTGTTTATGTTCATATTATGTATGTGATGGCGAAATGAATTTGAAGTGTTGTCATTTATGAACCAGCAATTGTATTACGAGTGTTGTCATTTATGAACCAATAATTGTATTACTGGTGTTGTCATTTATGAACCAGCAATTGTATTATTAGGTATGAATCAGTAATTGTATTAATAGTGAGATCCATGCGCAAATTGCAATTTGCGTAGACGAAAATGCAATTTGCGCAGACGAAATACATTTTGCGTCTGCGCAATTGCAATTTGCGTTTGCGCAATTGCATTATGCGTTTGCAATTGTATTTTACTAAAGAATTAGTACACTTGCAAATATGACTGTCAAAATAGACATCAATTTCTTCAATCAAAAATAGATTACATTATACATTATATACTCAATCAAAAATGTCCTTGTAGCATTAGAAAAATATACATGAATTCACATTCAAacttaagaaagaaaatatgaCTGTCAAAATAGACAtcaatttcttcatttctttttgCCCATATATGACTGTTATAACTATTAAGTCATGCCAAGCAGTTTCTTCAGTTCTTTCATCTCCGGTGACTGTCCATTCTATAACAAGACTAAAACACATTGATATGTTAAATACCCAGAAATGACAACTAATCAAATGGTAAATTGTTTAACAACATGTATATAAATTcttaaggatatatatatatatatatatgatatctATGTTATTCCAACAAGTCATGAATCTGTCAACATCACCCATAAAATATTCCAGGAAGGTCATGTCGAACTTAAAATTTCCTGGATTTGCAGTTAACTGTGCATAATGAGACTGAAACTTCGAAGCAATATAACAGTCATATATTGTGAAATTCATCGGATCATAAGTCTTGGGAAATCGGGCAACCCTTTTTCTAATAAGGAAACATGTTGCATCTATCTCATGCgcaatataaaaaattaattaagcacATTATACATACTATAGCAGACATCCAACTCAAAATTGTATTTTGCGTCTGCGCAAATGCAATTTGCGCTGACACATAGTGCACTTGCGCAGATGCAAATTGCTTGCCAATGTAAAATGCATTTGCGCAGACACAAAATGTATATTACTGAACAAAACTTACATCATCATTAAGCCAATTTTGAGGCTTCAGCAATctgtcaaataatttttgatcAACTATGCAAGTAACCACATCCTTCAAGTCTTCATCTCACCTCCTTCAGCTTCATCCAATTGTTCAACTCATCCATTTGTTCAATGTCATAATCTAAAAGAGGATTGACTGTTACTAGATCATTGAGTTTAAAAATTTTCCCACTAGGGTCTGTGTAGTTCCCCAATATGGTGGACTTCTGCCTCTTTCTCCGAAACCGTTTTCCCGAAAATTTTGTTGGAGTCATTTCTAACAAATCATCAtaatccttcttcttctccaactccTGATCaccattattcttcttctccaactcctccttcctcttcttggccaactctttcttcctcttcgtGGCCAACTCTTtcctcttcttggccaactcTTTCTTCCTCTTTGTGGCCAActccttcctcttcttcttcgtggCTAAATCTTTCTGTTCAATGTCTTTCTTCAACTCAGCCTGCTTTTTTTCTAATTCCTCTTCCTCAAATGTCTCCAACCACTTCAACTCAAGCACATCATTCCTCTTcaactcatcatcatcttctttgtTCTCCAACTCATCAGCaaattctttcttcttcaactcatcgtcatcttttttcttctccaactctttatcatcttctttcttcttcaactacAAAAGCCTATTCTTCTTAAACTCgtcatcatcttctttcttcttcaactccaAAATCCA from Impatiens glandulifera chromosome 9, dImpGla2.1, whole genome shotgun sequence includes the following:
- the LOC124916784 gene encoding polygalacturonase-like, which gives rise to MNHSVYSLLFLLTFSIKYQQIAKASNLNIVKHFGAKPDGKTDSTKAFLAAWDSACASIKKATIYIPPGLYFIQRVQFYGQKCRKRFNHTNNNDQYVGIVIRIDGVLLAPTDYNNNNVTTSNWLQFQRVHRLSIVGSGTLDGKGSALWDCKAAHNSPISCPVGLTTMGFQECKDITINGLTSINSQFFHIVLNKCHNVKMKGLKIIAPANSPNTDGIHVQLSSKVSILHTKIATGDDCISIGPGSSDILIHNIVCGPGHGISIGSLGWEVKEPGVENVTVKTVILSGTQNGLRIKTWGRPSNGFVKNVIFQDVFMSNVQNPIIINQNYCPHNINCPGQNSGIKINNVLYKNIYGSSATKVGVRFECSKSEPCSKLKTENVNLTYDDEPAGDSCVNALGSGPTTSCLV